In Nitratireductor mangrovi, the genomic window GCACTCGTGCTCGATAATTCCGGATCGATGGACTATCTCGGCTCGGGCTCGGGCAAGAAGCGCATGGTGCTCCTGAAGGACGCGGCCAAGAAGCTCGTCGAAAAGCTCGCCAACGAGGCCGAGCAGATGAAACAGGTCGACAAGCCGGTGCAGTTCGGCCTCGTGCCGTTCGCCGCCACCGTCAATGTCGGCCCGGGCAACGCTTCGGCGAGCTGGATGGACACGCAGGGCCGCTCCCCGATCCATCACGAGAATTTCGACTGGTCGAGCATGACCGGCGACAAGAAGGTGCTGGCCAGCGGCGGCGCCTATTACAAGAGCGGTTCCGGCTGGGGTGCCGAGGAAGGCGCGCTCGTGACCCGCTTCTCGCTGCTCAACGAGATCAAGCGCGTCACCGGCCAGAACTGGGAGAGCAACTGGGAATATGGCTGCACCAAGTATTATTGGTGGGGCGGCTGCAAGAAGTACGACTGGGTCGACAATGGCGGCTGGGTCTACACCTACGGCCCCTATGCCAGTTGGCAGGGCTGCGTGGAAGCGCGTCCCTATCCCTACAACACCAACGATACGGCACCGACGGTCGCCACACCGGCGACGCTTTACGTGCCCACCTTCGCTCCCGACGAGAGCGATCTGACCTCGGGCGGCTGGGCGCCGAACAGCTACTGGTCGGACAACACCTCCGGCAGCTCGAGCTACCGCCAGTCCTACATGCCGAAATATTTTGCCCCGGCATCCGGAATCAGCGCGGCTGGTTCCGGCCAGGGACCCAACTATTCCTGCACCACCAAGCCGATCACGCCGCTGACCGACGTCACCAAGGCCGCCGGGTTGCAAACGATCAAGGACGCCATCGACGACATGGCCTCCAATGGCGCGACCAACGTTCCGCAGGGCCTCGCCTGGGGTTGGCGCGTCGTTTCCAGCGGAGCCCCCTTCACCGAGGGCCGCTCGGAGGCCGAGAACGGCAACGACAAGGTCGTCATCGTTCTGACCGACGGCGCCAACACCTATTACACCCCGGGTTCACTCGGCTATAGCGACGACGCCGGCAACAAGTCGACCTATTCGGCCTACGGCTACGCCGGCAAGACCCAGCCTGGCGGCTCCTACGCCCGCATCTTCATGGGCACCGGCTCGGGCGTGTCGAAGTCAGGTTATACCAACAGCAACTACACGCTGGGCATGAACGATCACATGAAGCAGCTTTGCGACAACGCAAAGAGCAACGACCTGATTCTCATGACCGTCTCGCTCGACCTGTCGGAAAGCAAGTCCGACGAAAAGAAGGCGATCGACGCGCTCAAGGACTGCGCCTCGGAATCGCGTTTCCGCAAGGATCCGACCGACCCGTCGAAGCCGGCGAGGCTCTACTGGAACGCCACCGGCGGCAATCTCTCGGAGAAGTTCGAGGAGATCGCCGACGAGCTCTCCAACCTGCGCATCGTCGGATGACAACCCACGCTGCGGCACCCGCGCCGCGCGCCGCGGCGCGGCGGGGTGACGGGCGCGGCCTGCTGCGCCGCTTCCTGGGCGCGACCGGCGGCAACTACTCGGTCGCCTTCGCGATCGGTCTGCTGCCGATCATGGGCGGCGTCGCGGTGGCGATCGACTTCACCGACATGAACCGCCAGAAACAGGCCATGCTGAACGCGCTCGACGCCGCCGGCATTGCCACCGCGCGCCGCATCGTCGAAGGCGCAACCGAGACCGAACTGAAGGCCTATGCGAAGGATTTCTTCGAGGCCAATCTCGGCCCGGTGAAGCCCGCCGACACGGTGCTCACCGTCACCCTGCCGACCAACGAGGCCGGCGGCGGCACGCTGAAGCTGTCGGCGCAGCTCGACTACCAGCCCTATTTTTTCCCGATCTTCAAAAGCCTTCTGACCAAGGGCGCCGAGACCGAAAACATCAGCTTCGGCGCCAGGACCGAGCTGCGGCTGAAGAACACGCTCGAAGTGGCGCTGGCGCTCGATAATTCTGGCTCCATGAGCTATCTGGGCTCCGGCTCCGGCGAAAAGCGCATCGACCTCCTGAAGGCCGCGGCCAAGCAGCTCGTCGATACGCTGGCCCAGCAGGCAGCCCTGATCAAGCAGGTCGACAAGCCGGTCCAGTTCTCGCTGGTCCCGTTCGCGGCCTCGGTCAATGTCGGGCCGGACAATGCGGGTGCTGCCTGGATGGACGTCGACGGCGTTTCGCCGGTCCACCACGAGAATTTCGACTGGTCGACGATGAGCACCGGCGAGAAGCGCGCCGAAAAGACCGGCGCCATGTGGGTCAAGGCCGGCACGGCCTGGGATGGCGAGGAAGGCGATCCGCTGTCGCGCTTTTCGCTCTACAAGGACATGAAGAAGGTCGACACCCGCGAATGGGTGGTCACCGGCCAGGAATGGGTCTGCACCAGCTATCGCAAGAACGGCTCCTGCCGCCATGGCGAATGGCGCGAGACCGGCTATTACGACGAGACCATCGCCACATATGCCAGTTGGCAGGGCTGCGTAGAGGCGCGGCCTCACCCCTATAACGTCACCGACGCCGCGCCGGCCGTGCCGACCGGGGTCGCGGGGGTCTATACCGGCGATCCGGCGACGCTGTTCGTGCCCATGTTCGCGCCCGACGAACCCGGCGACCGCTGGGAAACCGCGCTCGATGCCGATCCCGACAATTTCTCCGCCGTCAACAATTGGTGGAACGACGGCACCGAGAGCAGTTCCGGCGCCACCCGCCAGAAGAACATGGGCAAATATTTCGAGGTCCGGCCTTATGGCGCCAGTTCGCCGCAGGGCTCCGGGCCCAACTATTCCTGCACCACCAAGCCGATCACGCCTCTGACCGACGTGACGACCGAGGCCGGCATCGCCACGATCAAGGGCGCCATCGACGCCATGTCGCCCAACGGCGCCACCAACGTGCCCGAGGGTCTTGCCTGGGGCTGGCGCACCGTCTCCGGCGGCGCGCCCTACACCGAAGGCCGCGGCGACGGCGAGAAGGGCAACGACAAGGTCGTCATCGTTCTGACCGACGGCGCCAACACCTATTACACGCCGGGTTCGCTCGGTTACAGCGATCCCGCCGGCAACAAGTCGACCTATTCCGCCTATGGCTACACCGGCGTCGCCTATGATGGCGGCAGCGAGACGCGCCTGTTCATGGGCACCAGCAGCGCGATCGGCGATTTCGACTATTCCAACGCCAACTACACCGCGGCGCTGAACGAGCAGTTGCAGACGCTGTGCGCCAACGCCAAGACCGCCGGCGTGATGATCATGACCGTGGCGCTCGATCTGAGCGAGGGCAACAGCACCGAGAAGGCCCAGATCGACGGCCTCAAGGCCTGCGCGTCGGAGTCTCGCTTCCGCAAGGATCCGATCGATCCATCGAAGCCGGCCAAGCTGTTCTGGAATGCCACCGGCAGCAATCTGTCGGAAAAGTTCAAGGAAATCGGCGACGAGCTTTCCAATCTGCGCATCGTCAGCTAGAAACCGCGCGCCCCCCTTGACCAGGTGGCGCGGCCCCCTGCCCCGACTTCTTGACACGATATGGACGAGCGACTATCTCACCGCTCGTTAGCACTCGCCATCTGTGAGTGCTAACCGGCCGTCCGGGCTTCGCCGGGCGGAAGTTTCCAGAGAAACCATCCGCATTGAGGATATGCAAATGGCTAAGTCGAAGTTTCGCCCGCTTCATGACCGCGTGGTCGTTCGCCGGGTCGAATCCGAGGAAAAGAC contains:
- a CDS encoding TadE/TadG family type IV pilus assembly protein — its product is MFRKFLRDRRGDYMIATAIAIVPIMGGLALAVDYAEITRQRIQTLNALDAAGIATARRIVEGATDDEAKAYAKDFFAANMPGVDTSKTTFTVTLPTSTKGGGLLTIDAEHPYQPYFLSTFGSLIGSEMGDITFAAQTQVRLKNTLEVALVLDNSGSMDYLGSGSGKKRMVLLKDAAKKLVEKLANEAEQMKQVDKPVQFGLVPFAATVNVGPGNASASWMDTQGRSPIHHENFDWSSMTGDKKVLASGGAYYKSGSGWGAEEGALVTRFSLLNEIKRVTGQNWESNWEYGCTKYYWWGGCKKYDWVDNGGWVYTYGPYASWQGCVEARPYPYNTNDTAPTVATPATLYVPTFAPDESDLTSGGWAPNSYWSDNTSGSSSYRQSYMPKYFAPASGISAAGSGQGPNYSCTTKPITPLTDVTKAAGLQTIKDAIDDMASNGATNVPQGLAWGWRVVSSGAPFTEGRSEAENGNDKVVIVLTDGANTYYTPGSLGYSDDAGNKSTYSAYGYAGKTQPGGSYARIFMGTGSGVSKSGYTNSNYTLGMNDHMKQLCDNAKSNDLILMTVSLDLSESKSDEKKAIDALKDCASESRFRKDPTDPSKPARLYWNATGGNLSEKFEEIADELSNLRIVG
- a CDS encoding pilus assembly protein, which translates into the protein MTTHAAAPAPRAAARRGDGRGLLRRFLGATGGNYSVAFAIGLLPIMGGVAVAIDFTDMNRQKQAMLNALDAAGIATARRIVEGATETELKAYAKDFFEANLGPVKPADTVLTVTLPTNEAGGGTLKLSAQLDYQPYFFPIFKSLLTKGAETENISFGARTELRLKNTLEVALALDNSGSMSYLGSGSGEKRIDLLKAAAKQLVDTLAQQAALIKQVDKPVQFSLVPFAASVNVGPDNAGAAWMDVDGVSPVHHENFDWSTMSTGEKRAEKTGAMWVKAGTAWDGEEGDPLSRFSLYKDMKKVDTREWVVTGQEWVCTSYRKNGSCRHGEWRETGYYDETIATYASWQGCVEARPHPYNVTDAAPAVPTGVAGVYTGDPATLFVPMFAPDEPGDRWETALDADPDNFSAVNNWWNDGTESSSGATRQKNMGKYFEVRPYGASSPQGSGPNYSCTTKPITPLTDVTTEAGIATIKGAIDAMSPNGATNVPEGLAWGWRTVSGGAPYTEGRGDGEKGNDKVVIVLTDGANTYYTPGSLGYSDPAGNKSTYSAYGYTGVAYDGGSETRLFMGTSSAIGDFDYSNANYTAALNEQLQTLCANAKTAGVMIMTVALDLSEGNSTEKAQIDGLKACASESRFRKDPIDPSKPAKLFWNATGSNLSEKFKEIGDELSNLRIVS